The Legionella cincinnatiensis genome includes a region encoding these proteins:
- a CDS encoding bifunctional 4-hydroxy-2-oxoglutarate aldolase/2-dehydro-3-deoxy-phosphogluconate aldolase: MTFPNWMVQPDAVFCTSPVIPVLVIKELEHAVPLATALFAGGIHILEVALRTSVALDAVQLLTKTFPEALIGVGTIITPEQLNQAANIGAKFALSPGKTQALLEAGCYSHIPLIPGVSSVSELMEGLILGYTHFKFFPAVPAGGINMLRAIHGPFPQAKFCPTGGINETNFADYLMLPNVSCVGGSWIVPEEAIKKENWSLITDLCFSVRQSIRGWD; encoded by the coding sequence ATGACATTTCCTAATTGGATGGTGCAACCGGATGCCGTATTTTGTACCTCACCTGTAATTCCAGTTCTTGTTATTAAAGAACTGGAGCATGCGGTACCTTTGGCTACTGCATTATTTGCAGGGGGTATTCATATACTTGAAGTAGCGTTAAGAACATCAGTAGCTTTAGATGCTGTGCAGTTACTTACAAAAACCTTTCCAGAGGCTTTAATTGGTGTAGGTACCATAATTACACCAGAACAATTAAATCAGGCGGCAAATATAGGTGCAAAATTTGCATTAAGCCCGGGAAAAACTCAAGCCTTATTAGAAGCCGGCTGTTATTCTCATATTCCTTTAATTCCAGGCGTATCTAGTGTTTCAGAGTTAATGGAAGGATTAATTTTAGGATATACACATTTTAAGTTTTTTCCAGCAGTTCCCGCTGGAGGAATCAATATGTTACGAGCAATTCATGGACCTTTTCCTCAAGCAAAGTTTTGTCCAACAGGAGGTATTAACGAAACAAATTTTGCTGATTATTTGATGCTTCCCAATGTTTCTTGTGTCGGAGGCTCTTGGATTGTTCCAGAGGAAGCAATTAAAAAAGAAAATTGGTCACTTATTACTGATTTATGTTTTTCTGTACGTCAGAGTATAAGAGGATGGGATTAA
- a CDS encoding efflux RND transporter periplasmic adaptor subunit codes for MNPRLILDTISSKFKIIGLLSTVLILLGVYFLCCYPKPKPHTPSLKIVEITTVSPATIEKTIKLIGTIRPKHATILIAKGSGMLDTLMTSGQTVQKGDLIAKITNPDIEKSYQLSKETEQLENIQYQRLKSLQKTGFVSAREVEEKKRVWIDSQREKAKTKIELKNMRFYAPFNGVIGAFKIKEGAQVTEGAPVVTIYDPNSLIVEIDIPCTHNNSIEENQPIYILNQLYHLNHVQKMIDDETHMCPADAEIQCSHCLVGTNVTAQLVVSKKIDVLVIPTQALFLKKGKTHVYKVINNKIELVAVKTGLQEKEKVEIISGLKSGDQIVSKSPERLYPGMDVSIYKG; via the coding sequence GTGAATCCACGATTAATTCTTGACACTATATCTTCAAAATTTAAAATTATTGGGTTATTAAGTACAGTACTTATTCTCTTAGGGGTTTACTTTTTATGCTGCTATCCTAAACCCAAACCTCATACTCCTTCTCTTAAAATAGTTGAGATCACCACTGTGTCTCCAGCTACTATTGAAAAAACAATAAAACTTATAGGAACTATTCGTCCCAAACACGCAACTATTCTGATTGCCAAAGGTTCTGGAATGCTTGATACACTCATGACCTCAGGTCAAACTGTTCAAAAAGGTGACTTAATTGCAAAAATTACTAACCCAGATATTGAAAAAAGTTATCAGCTTTCCAAAGAAACAGAACAATTAGAAAACATTCAATATCAACGTCTCAAAAGCTTACAGAAAACGGGGTTTGTTAGTGCCCGAGAAGTAGAGGAGAAAAAGAGAGTTTGGATTGATTCACAAAGGGAAAAAGCTAAAACTAAAATTGAGCTAAAAAACATGCGCTTTTATGCTCCATTTAACGGTGTAATTGGTGCATTTAAAATCAAAGAAGGGGCTCAAGTAACTGAAGGTGCTCCCGTAGTAACTATTTACGATCCAAATTCTTTAATCGTTGAAATAGATATCCCGTGTACTCATAATAATTCAATTGAAGAAAATCAACCCATTTACATATTGAATCAACTTTATCATTTAAATCATGTACAGAAAATGATAGATGATGAAACTCACATGTGCCCTGCAGATGCAGAAATACAATGCTCTCATTGTTTAGTAGGGACCAATGTGACGGCACAGCTCGTAGTGAGTAAAAAAATAGATGTATTGGTTATTCCTACACAAGCTTTATTTTTAAAGAAAGGTAAAACACACGTTTATAAAGTAATTAATAATAAAATAGAGCTTGTTGCAGTCAAAACAGGCTTACAAGAAAAAGAAAAAGTAGAAATTATTTCAGGTTTAAAATCTGGTGACCAAATAGTAAGTAAAAGTCCAGAACGATTGTATCCAGGAATGGACGTCTCAATTTACAAAGGCTAA
- a CDS encoding sugar porter family MFS transporter yields MTWVVAIIGSVAGFLFGYDEGIIAGSLELVKNYFDLSAAHIGVMASALPFGALLGSMLIGAITASQGAKRFGRRTLLSFSGILFFLGALGAGFADSITVLIVSRLILGLAIGVASVMAPLYLAETATYETRGAVVAIYQLAMTVGIVCSYSVNYLFLENHDWRAMFASSAFPALVLSLGILLMPESPRWLCSVGRRDAASKALRKLRKNHSIEHELIDIEATLANEPKKGSWLLLFRNPLLPVLLLGTILFCLQQLSGINVIIYFAPEIFKNLGLNSTTGQILATIGIGMVNLLVTIIAILSVDKIGRRKLLLFGFSGMFISLLALCVFSLNQVVWLPYLSVACLILYIFSFAVSVGPIPHIAMAEIFPLHVRGAGMGLSAMSNWTFNTVVIFSFPLLEKMMGIEYTFALYAVVCLLGLIYSYFYMPETKNISLEQIENYIVSGKPLRLLGREVTVEEIGKTRSTYIPST; encoded by the coding sequence ATGACATGGGTTGTTGCAATTATTGGTTCAGTTGCTGGTTTTTTATTTGGATATGATGAAGGAATTATTGCTGGCTCTTTAGAGTTAGTTAAAAATTATTTTGACCTGTCTGCGGCACATATTGGTGTGATGGCTTCAGCATTGCCTTTTGGCGCTTTATTAGGTTCTATGTTGATTGGTGCAATTACGGCATCACAAGGAGCCAAACGTTTTGGTCGCCGAACCTTATTGTCTTTTTCGGGAATTTTATTTTTTTTGGGGGCATTAGGAGCGGGTTTTGCGGATTCTATTACGGTACTTATTGTTTCTCGTTTAATTCTGGGTTTGGCAATTGGGGTCGCATCAGTAATGGCTCCGTTGTATCTCGCAGAAACAGCGACTTACGAAACAAGAGGAGCTGTCGTTGCTATTTATCAATTAGCGATGACTGTCGGTATTGTATGTTCGTACTCAGTTAATTATTTGTTTCTTGAAAACCATGATTGGCGCGCTATGTTTGCTTCAAGCGCTTTTCCAGCTTTGGTTTTGAGTCTAGGTATTTTACTGATGCCAGAATCACCTAGATGGTTGTGCAGTGTAGGCCGTCGCGATGCTGCTTCCAAAGCTTTAAGAAAGTTACGCAAAAACCACTCTATTGAACATGAGTTAATTGATATTGAAGCGACTTTAGCGAATGAGCCCAAAAAGGGGAGTTGGCTGTTATTATTTAGAAATCCTTTGTTGCCTGTATTGTTGTTGGGAACGATCTTGTTTTGTTTACAACAGTTAAGTGGGATTAATGTAATTATTTATTTTGCTCCCGAAATTTTTAAAAACTTAGGTTTAAATAGTACTACAGGTCAAATACTAGCGACTATCGGGATTGGCATGGTCAACTTGTTGGTGACGATTATTGCGATACTTAGTGTGGATAAAATAGGTCGGCGCAAGCTGTTGTTATTTGGTTTTTCCGGAATGTTTATTAGTCTGTTGGCTTTGTGTGTGTTCTCATTAAATCAAGTGGTATGGCTTCCCTATTTATCGGTTGCTTGTTTAATTCTTTATATTTTTTCTTTTGCAGTAAGTGTAGGACCAATACCTCATATTGCTATGGCAGAAATTTTTCCTTTGCATGTGCGTGGTGCAGGAATGGGCTTGTCTGCTATGAGTAACTGGACTTTTAACACAGTGGTTATTTTTAGTTTTCCCCTTTTAGAAAAGATGATGGGCATTGAGTATACTTTTGCTTTATATGCGGTGGTTTGTCTTTTGGGATTAATCTATTCTTATTTTTACATGCCAGAGACAAAAAATATCAGTTTGGAGCAGATTGAAAATTATATAGTATCCGGTAAACCATTACGTCTATTGGGACGAGAAGTAACTGTTGAGGAAATTGGCAAAACAAGATCGACTTATATTCCTTCGACCTAG
- a CDS encoding efflux RND transporter permease subunit, protein MKFTSYFLKHPVIAIILNCMILLLGILCFHSLPLREYPNISFPIITISTHYPNASPELVESVVTNPLEEQLAGVEGLESITSRSNAGNSYITLRFRPGMPMEKALNATQEAARLAQAQLPAAVKAPVIERQKQSDGLPFIGIALESSSLNFGELTHYANLNLKNVFRSLKGVSSVEVWGQPFTYTIKFDQRKLHAFGINVDEVAHAIANNRLSLPAGNYQNKIPTTLDFELKTPEDYENLVIKTQNHHPIFLKSLAQVQLTTDNNQFRVKVNGHSGLVLAINRSNDANPIDVSRSVRKELRALEKSLPEDLKVNIIIDQSEFIQASLKNIQSTILESVFLVLAIIFIFLRNVRATFIPLIAIPISLCGSLLFLKIAGFSINQMTLLAMVLAVGLVVDDAIIVLENIWRHIEEGFSPMNAASKGAKQIGFAIIAMTLTLTSVYAPIGFIEGMLGQLFIEFAVALAGSVFISGIVALTLSPLMCATFLHKNTKQLWPLIDSALSHLSQHYYKVLNIIIYRKKTILFILVLSLSSSLLFYKIMPGETAPKEDRGLIGVYTPPISGDNLDAMERNTKRVQQAIGKIPEAQNTLTFLGDWGSSIVIPLKSHQQRDRSAEQIIHALKPKVEQLPSIDATVWSWDSGLPGVDDSRNNSELELVISTTENFRKLFEATEHFKKVLDQNKKFTNTRYDLRLDSMGYSINIDKNVLAQLDLTPAQIAKTIEVFFSGDKSLSFQKDGISYNLSLQGSSKPWTLDELYLTTPSGKRISLGSVAQMKRRAQPTALEHVNQMRSTTLYAQLPEKQSFKKGMDNLLKSAKENLPSQYKLSWSGAAKAYNESSQTMLLLFALSFLFIYAILAAQFENFIYPFIILFTVPLACFGALLFAYLLGQSLNIYTQVGLVTLVGLISKHGILIVEFANQLQNEGFALADAIKKSCALRLRPILMTTGAMVFGAIPLVLSHDAGSEARHAIGIVLIGGLCIGTLFTLFVLPTVYFMITQSIAKLASRNEEITR, encoded by the coding sequence ATGAAATTTACAAGTTATTTCCTAAAGCATCCCGTTATTGCAATCATTCTTAATTGTATGATTCTCCTTCTAGGAATACTTTGCTTTCATTCTTTACCCCTTAGAGAATATCCTAATATTAGTTTTCCAATAATTACCATCAGTACTCACTATCCTAATGCCAGCCCTGAATTAGTTGAATCTGTAGTAACCAATCCATTAGAGGAGCAACTTGCCGGTGTTGAAGGGTTAGAATCAATAACCTCTCGTTCTAACGCAGGAAATTCTTACATTACGCTGCGATTTCGTCCAGGAATGCCTATGGAAAAAGCACTTAACGCCACTCAAGAGGCAGCACGACTAGCCCAGGCTCAACTTCCTGCGGCTGTAAAAGCACCTGTAATTGAACGCCAAAAGCAATCAGATGGCCTACCGTTTATAGGAATAGCCTTAGAATCCTCTTCTTTAAATTTTGGCGAACTGACTCATTATGCCAACCTGAATTTAAAAAATGTTTTTCGCAGCCTTAAAGGCGTCTCATCGGTGGAAGTATGGGGACAACCTTTTACTTATACAATTAAGTTTGATCAAAGAAAATTGCATGCATTTGGCATTAATGTTGATGAAGTTGCTCATGCAATTGCCAATAATCGCTTGTCTTTACCCGCGGGAAATTATCAAAATAAAATTCCTACCACGCTCGACTTTGAATTGAAAACTCCAGAAGATTATGAAAATTTAGTGATTAAGACACAAAACCATCACCCTATTTTTCTTAAATCACTCGCTCAAGTTCAATTAACAACAGATAATAATCAATTTCGCGTTAAGGTTAATGGTCATTCTGGCTTAGTGCTTGCCATTAATCGCTCTAATGATGCCAATCCTATTGATGTGTCGCGAAGTGTACGTAAAGAATTGAGGGCTTTGGAAAAAAGCTTACCTGAAGACCTAAAGGTCAATATTATTATTGATCAATCCGAATTCATCCAGGCTTCTCTTAAAAACATTCAATCCACCATTCTGGAATCTGTTTTTTTAGTTTTAGCAATCATTTTCATTTTTTTAAGAAATGTACGTGCTACCTTCATTCCGTTGATTGCTATCCCAATTTCACTATGCGGTTCTTTATTATTTCTGAAAATTGCGGGTTTTAGTATTAATCAAATGACCCTCCTTGCCATGGTATTAGCCGTAGGATTGGTTGTTGATGATGCAATTATTGTTCTTGAAAATATTTGGCGCCATATTGAAGAGGGTTTCTCACCAATGAATGCTGCATCGAAAGGAGCAAAGCAAATAGGTTTTGCCATTATTGCAATGACACTCACATTAACTAGTGTTTACGCACCTATAGGCTTTATTGAGGGCATGCTTGGTCAATTGTTTATTGAATTTGCAGTTGCCTTAGCAGGAAGTGTTTTTATCTCAGGCATAGTCGCACTGACGCTATCCCCCTTAATGTGTGCAACATTCCTTCATAAAAATACGAAACAGTTATGGCCACTAATCGATAGTGCTCTTAGCCATTTATCTCAGCATTATTATAAAGTACTTAACATCATCATTTATCGAAAAAAAACTATTCTTTTTATACTGGTGCTTTCACTTAGCTCAAGTTTATTATTTTATAAAATAATGCCTGGTGAAACAGCCCCAAAAGAAGATCGAGGGTTAATAGGCGTCTACACCCCTCCTATATCTGGAGATAACTTAGATGCTATGGAGCGAAATACCAAACGGGTGCAGCAAGCCATAGGTAAAATACCCGAAGCTCAAAATACATTAACTTTTTTAGGTGATTGGGGCAGTAGTATTGTAATACCTTTAAAATCCCATCAACAAAGAGACCGCTCTGCAGAACAAATTATTCATGCTTTAAAACCTAAGGTAGAACAATTACCCTCCATAGATGCCACAGTCTGGAGTTGGGATTCGGGCTTACCTGGAGTCGATGATTCCCGCAATAATTCTGAACTCGAGTTGGTCATCTCTACTACTGAAAATTTTCGGAAATTATTTGAAGCCACAGAGCATTTCAAAAAAGTTCTGGACCAAAATAAAAAGTTTACCAACACTCGTTATGATTTACGGCTAGACTCTATGGGGTATTCTATAAATATAGATAAAAATGTCTTGGCTCAATTAGACTTAACCCCTGCCCAGATTGCTAAAACCATAGAAGTATTTTTCAGTGGTGATAAATCCTTATCATTTCAAAAAGATGGCATCTCTTATAATCTCTCATTACAAGGTTCGTCTAAGCCTTGGACTTTAGATGAGTTATATCTGACTACTCCTTCAGGAAAGCGTATTTCATTAGGTTCCGTAGCCCAAATGAAAAGACGTGCTCAACCCACTGCCTTAGAGCATGTGAATCAAATGCGCTCTACAACTTTATATGCCCAATTACCTGAAAAACAGTCCTTTAAAAAAGGAATGGATAATCTTTTAAAATCAGCAAAAGAGAATCTTCCCAGCCAATATAAACTGAGTTGGTCAGGTGCTGCTAAAGCCTACAATGAATCATCACAGACTATGCTCTTATTATTCGCTTTATCATTCCTCTTTATTTATGCCATTCTAGCGGCTCAATTTGAAAATTTTATTTATCCATTCATCATTCTGTTCACAGTACCTCTAGCTTGTTTTGGCGCTTTACTATTTGCATACCTTTTAGGTCAATCGCTAAATATTTACACCCAGGTTGGCTTAGTGACTTTGGTCGGTTTAATCAGTAAACATGGTATTTTGATTGTAGAATTTGCCAATCAATTACAAAATGAAGGTTTCGCCTTAGCAGATGCAATTAAAAAATCGTGTGCGTTAAGGTTGCGTCCTATTCTTATGACCACTGGTGCCATGGTATTTGGCGCCATTCCCTTAGTACTTTCACATGACGCGGGCTCAGAAGCAAGACATGCCATAGGAATTGTGCTCATAGGGGGTTTATGCATTGGCACATTGTTTACTCTATTTGTGCTTCCTACGGTTTATTTTATGATTACGCAAAGCATTGCCAAGCTAGCTTCGAGAAATGAGGAAATTACTCGGTAA
- a CDS encoding cold-shock protein → MARGEVKWFNNAKGWGFIIPENGGDDIFVHFSSIHGTGYKTLAPGQVVNYDVEQGDKGLHAANVTVLNENAEVEMA, encoded by the coding sequence ATGGCTAGAGGTGAGGTGAAGTGGTTTAATAATGCCAAGGGTTGGGGCTTTATTATCCCAGAAAATGGGGGTGATGATATTTTTGTTCATTTTTCCTCAATTCATGGGACAGGCTATAAAACATTAGCTCCGGGGCAAGTAGTCAACTATGATGTGGAACAAGGTGATAAAGGTCTGCATGCGGCTAATGTTACTGTACTTAATGAAAACGCTGAAGTTGAAATGGCTTAA
- a CDS encoding glycoside hydrolase family 15 protein — MLKRICFLMLFFFVSQAMSAVFTPEEVQKLKQHFFSNIQSNGAIVASPSKQNPNYYYDWIRDSAIAMNLIETWYESTHAYGYKERLFHYVDWTQILQHQNNPNLGYDILGEPKFYINGYPFNEQWGRPQNDGPALRASVLIHFAQQLLDNHEAEYVKTRLYNNTMDPHAMGAIKMDLEYIAHHWSDPNYDLWEEVYGDHFFTAMVQQKALLEGATLARDLNDNGAAAYYEYQAQQINSRLSQHLDKNHQIIQATLLPHPGPQKTLELDSAVILGILFNPQKNGVFSPSSLYVQNTVQALHEQFNLMFPINNNHPSAILFGRYPGDTYDGYQTNSVGNPWFILTATMAEYYYTLANNLAMIEENQSQIVEYIQVGDNYLKLIKKYAPDIELSEQINLNTGAQQGASSLTWSYVAVLHALDYRDKLINKLRV, encoded by the coding sequence ATGTTGAAAAGGATCTGTTTTTTAATGTTATTTTTTTTTGTTTCTCAAGCAATGAGTGCTGTATTTACCCCAGAAGAAGTACAAAAGTTAAAGCAACACTTTTTCTCTAACATTCAGTCTAACGGTGCAATAGTAGCTTCACCCTCAAAACAAAATCCTAATTATTATTATGATTGGATAAGAGATTCTGCAATTGCCATGAATTTAATTGAAACATGGTACGAGTCAACTCATGCATATGGGTATAAAGAGCGTTTATTTCATTATGTAGATTGGACGCAAATACTTCAACATCAAAATAATCCAAATCTTGGATACGATATATTAGGAGAGCCCAAATTTTATATTAATGGTTACCCTTTTAATGAACAATGGGGAAGACCTCAAAATGATGGCCCCGCTTTAAGAGCCTCAGTATTAATTCATTTTGCGCAACAGTTACTAGACAATCATGAAGCAGAATATGTTAAAACTCGTTTATATAATAACACTATGGATCCTCATGCCATGGGTGCGATTAAAATGGATTTAGAATACATAGCACATCATTGGTCAGATCCCAATTATGATCTTTGGGAAGAAGTCTATGGAGATCATTTTTTTACTGCGATGGTACAACAGAAAGCACTTCTTGAAGGAGCAACTCTTGCTCGAGACCTCAATGATAATGGTGCTGCAGCTTATTATGAATACCAAGCACAACAAATAAATTCTCGTCTTAGTCAACACTTAGATAAGAATCATCAAATCATTCAAGCAACACTTTTACCTCATCCAGGCCCTCAAAAAACATTAGAACTTGATTCTGCAGTAATTCTTGGTATTTTATTTAATCCACAAAAAAATGGGGTCTTCTCGCCTAGCAGTCTCTATGTTCAAAATACGGTTCAAGCCTTACATGAACAATTCAATTTAATGTTTCCTATTAACAATAATCATCCCAGCGCTATTTTATTTGGCCGTTATCCAGGAGATACTTATGACGGATATCAAACAAACAGTGTAGGTAATCCCTGGTTTATTTTAACGGCAACAATGGCTGAATATTATTATACCCTCGCCAATAACTTAGCGATGATAGAAGAAAATCAATCTCAAATAGTAGAATACATTCAAGTGGGTGATAATTACTTAAAACTCATAAAAAAATACGCACCAGATATAGAATTAAGTGAACAAATTAACTTAAATACTGGAGCTCAACAAGGAGCATCATCACTTACCTGGAGTTATGTAGCTGTTTTACACGCTCTCGATTATAGAGATAAATTAATCAATAAGCTTAGAGTTTAA
- the hemH gene encoding ferrochelatase has translation MKRGLLLINLGTPKSTDISSVRNYLCEFLTDKRVIDIPALLRYVLVYGFILPFRSKRSALAYQSIWTEQGSPLLFHSQNLRLQVQNSVGSDSKIALGMRYGEPSLMDALNQLKDCESITILPLYPQYSSAASGSAITEVFRIISSWDLIPSITIIRDFFQHPAYLKAQAQIIKAHFDEQTHILFSYHGIPERQITKNSCKSICIKPCSTSKKQIKECYRAHCYHSSQLLANELALSTKNYSTAFQSRLGKTPWIKPYTDETLAKLSTQGIKKLIVVCPSFVADCLETLEEIGIRAKQQWLALGGEELIIVPSLNTDPLWVKAIVEITHMQPNSSIGASCESTINS, from the coding sequence GTGAAGCGTGGTTTATTACTTATCAACCTTGGGACTCCTAAAAGTACAGATATATCCTCTGTCAGGAATTATTTATGTGAGTTCCTCACTGATAAACGTGTTATCGATATACCTGCTTTGCTTCGGTATGTGTTAGTTTACGGTTTTATCTTACCGTTTCGCTCAAAACGCTCTGCCCTTGCTTATCAATCGATTTGGACCGAACAAGGTTCGCCCTTATTATTTCATAGCCAAAATTTAAGGTTACAAGTACAAAATTCTGTTGGATCAGACAGTAAAATTGCCCTAGGAATGCGCTACGGAGAGCCCTCTCTTATGGACGCATTAAATCAATTAAAAGACTGTGAATCCATTACAATTTTGCCTTTGTACCCACAATACTCCTCAGCAGCTAGTGGTTCAGCAATTACAGAAGTCTTTCGGATTATCAGCTCTTGGGATCTAATTCCCTCAATTACAATTATTCGCGATTTTTTCCAACATCCAGCATATCTCAAAGCCCAAGCACAAATTATTAAAGCGCATTTTGATGAGCAAACCCATATTCTCTTTAGCTACCATGGAATTCCTGAACGACAAATCACTAAAAACAGTTGTAAATCGATTTGTATCAAGCCCTGCTCTACTTCTAAGAAACAAATTAAAGAATGTTATAGAGCACATTGTTATCATAGTAGTCAATTATTGGCAAATGAACTAGCATTATCTACTAAGAATTACAGCACAGCATTTCAATCAAGGCTAGGAAAAACCCCTTGGATAAAACCTTATACTGATGAAACTCTCGCCAAACTAAGTACTCAAGGTATTAAAAAACTCATTGTCGTTTGTCCATCTTTTGTGGCCGATTGCTTGGAAACTTTAGAAGAAATAGGAATCAGAGCGAAACAACAATGGCTGGCATTGGGTGGTGAAGAACTCATCATCGTTCCGTCCCTGAATACAGATCCACTGTGGGTAAAAGCTATTGTTGAAATAACGCACATGCAACCTAATTCCAGCATAGGAGCATCTTGTGAATCCACGATTAATTCTTGA
- the glk gene encoding glucokinase produces MSFEPLQSYAIVADIGGTFARFACVHLEKLSIENVEIYACAAFNSLESVLLTYQEQHQLQEIKQVVIAIACPVFDDMICMTNTPWRFSINALKQKLNLTELRVLNDFNAIAMSLPVLSEQQVFQIGRGSTDKDGVKVVVGAGTGLGVAYLISNQQGYSAHAGEGGHVSWGAKTDQEWFIYRYLKKRYAHISYERLLSGHGLENLYQALATLNQKEDAPLPAAQIIALALANQCAIAKAAVAQFLAILGSYAGDLALIFAAFGGIYIAGGIVPRFISLLHHSDFRVRFEEKGRFSEFNTQIPTFIITAEQPGILGAAVYLKQSLAIRREAEYGMI; encoded by the coding sequence ATGAGTTTTGAGCCTTTACAGTCATATGCTATTGTTGCAGATATAGGGGGCACTTTTGCACGTTTTGCTTGTGTCCATTTAGAAAAACTAAGCATAGAAAACGTTGAAATTTATGCTTGTGCCGCGTTTAACAGCCTAGAGTCCGTATTATTAACGTATCAAGAGCAACATCAGTTGCAAGAGATAAAGCAGGTAGTTATTGCTATTGCTTGTCCAGTATTTGACGATATGATCTGTATGACTAATACTCCTTGGCGATTTTCTATTAACGCATTAAAACAAAAGCTGAACTTAACTGAGCTTAGAGTTTTAAATGATTTTAATGCTATAGCAATGAGTTTACCTGTTTTATCTGAGCAGCAAGTTTTTCAAATAGGCAGAGGAAGCACGGACAAAGACGGTGTAAAAGTAGTGGTGGGGGCAGGGACAGGATTAGGAGTGGCTTATTTAATCTCTAACCAACAGGGTTACTCTGCTCATGCTGGTGAAGGAGGTCATGTCAGTTGGGGTGCAAAAACGGATCAAGAATGGTTTATCTATCGTTATTTAAAAAAACGATACGCTCATATATCTTATGAACGTTTATTATCTGGCCATGGCTTGGAAAATTTATATCAAGCACTAGCTACTTTAAATCAAAAAGAGGATGCTCCTCTCCCGGCAGCGCAAATCATTGCTTTGGCTCTAGCAAATCAATGTGCTATTGCAAAGGCTGCAGTAGCACAATTTTTGGCGATTTTGGGTTCTTATGCGGGCGATTTAGCGTTAATATTTGCAGCTTTTGGCGGCATTTATATAGCGGGCGGTATCGTTCCCCGTTTTATTTCATTGCTTCATCATAGTGACTTTAGAGTTCGTTTTGAAGAAAAGGGTCGCTTTAGCGAATTTAATACACAAATTCCGACCTTTATTATTACTGCCGAACAGCCAGGAATATTGGGAGCTGCGGTTTATTTAAAACAATCGTTGGCTATACGTAGAGAAGCAGAATACGGAATGATATAA